In the genome of Streptomyces sp. P3, the window GCTGAAGTGGCGCGGCACAAACACTGTCCAGCGCTGACGCAGACTCCGCTGGTTCCCCCGGCTTCCGTGTCACCGGCTCATCCGGCGGCCGCCGGATGCAGGCGACAGCATCAGCAGGGCCGACCTGGCTTGAGGCGGCTACGCTGCTGTCTCTTTGAGCAAGCGAGAGTGAGCGGTGGAAGACGACGACCTGGATTCCCTGGTGGAATCCTGGCAGCCCAAGCAGACCAGCGACGTGATGCGACGTGCCTTCGCCGAGCGCTGCCGGTGGGTCGAGACCATGCTCCAGGTCCGCGCCGAGGCCGAGATCCGGATGAGGGCTGCCAACTATTCGTCGGGACCGGCCATCGAAGCGATCTTCCGGGAAGAACTCGGCAGGATCCTGCCCCGGCGCTACCAGGTGACCTGCGGAACCTTGTCCGACGGCTCGGGCAACACAGCAGGAGACTGCGACGTTGTCGTCTTCAATGACACCTGGTTCCCGACCGTCAAGCAGCGCGCCACGGCGGACGACCGGCAGCACGTCATGCCGATCGAGGGCGCCTACGCCGTCATTGAGGTGAAGCAGACACTCACCCAGCGCTCCCTGGACGAGGCGCTGGGAAAACTCGTCACCTGTCACAGGCTTGATCGCCCGCTCATGCCGGTGGGCCGTATGGTGGAGAACCGGAGTTTCGGAGGCGGCGGCAACCGAATCGGCAACCCCCTGTTCTCCGCGATCGTTGCCACCCGGCGCGACCCCGGCACACCGCTGAGCGACCTCGTCGAACGCTTCCTGGCCGTCAACCGGCGCCTGAACCGCCTGGAGATGGTGCACTGCCTGTGCATCCTGGGCGAAGTCTGCTACCTCTGGGGATGGGTCCCCCAGGGCAGCAGCGAAGCCAATGTCGCCACCTTCTTCGGTCCCGAGGACCTGCAACAGCCGCTCATGCTCATCGAGGGCACACCCGACCGGGCGGAGTCGCCCCTGGGCGTTCTCGTCTCCCGCCTGTTCGCCCACGTGACCAATTCAGTGCTGGGAGAGGTCCAGGACATCCCGTGGGCGTACGGGATCGGTCATGCCCTGCAGCCCTACCAGTTCGGCAGGTTCCAGACCCCGCCCGCGCAGAGCCCCGGGCCGTGACTGCCGCCCCTGCCCGAGGGCGGCACTGCGGGCCGCGGTGCTGCGGCGCGGCACAGCCCGATCCTCGGCGTGACTTCCAGGGCCTGTACGCCCCCAGGGGCGGGTGGCAGGCGCGGCCGTAGTGCAGGAGCCATCCCTTCGTGGGCGGGGTTGGTCAAGGACGCCGGCGAGTCCGATGACGGGATCGGTGAGGGCGGCA includes:
- a CDS encoding DUF6602 domain-containing protein, which produces MEDDDLDSLVESWQPKQTSDVMRRAFAERCRWVETMLQVRAEAEIRMRAANYSSGPAIEAIFREELGRILPRRYQVTCGTLSDGSGNTAGDCDVVVFNDTWFPTVKQRATADDRQHVMPIEGAYAVIEVKQTLTQRSLDEALGKLVTCHRLDRPLMPVGRMVENRSFGGGGNRIGNPLFSAIVATRRDPGTPLSDLVERFLAVNRRLNRLEMVHCLCILGEVCYLWGWVPQGSSEANVATFFGPEDLQQPLMLIEGTPDRAESPLGVLVSRLFAHVTNSVLGEVQDIPWAYGIGHALQPYQFGRFQTPPAQSPGP